Genomic window (Burkholderiales bacterium):
TCAGCACGCCTTGCACCTCGTTCTCGAGCATCGCGAAGTCTCCGTCGACCAACGCCTGCTGGTCGCTTCCGGCAAATGCCGCCCAGGTGTTGACGCCCATGGCGTTGCCCATCGCATGCCCTTCCATTTCGGTTGTGCGACCCACGGTAATTTTGTAGACGCCATCATTCATTTCACCGCTTGCGCCGATGATGGCGGCGATCGGCTTGGGATCGAGTGTCGTTTTTGCGGGGTCGATCTGTGCGCGCGGCCCGGAGCCTTTGCCGCCGCTGGTCGCATTGATTTTCTCGAATACCTCGCCGACGGCGGCAGCCAGTTTCTCTTCGTCGCCCATGCCGCCGATGTGCATGAACATGACTTTGGGCGTGTCCCAGAAGAAGTGGTTATGCAGCGCAGTCACTTCCAGACCGTTTTCCAGCGCAACGCTCATGACAGGGTTCACCTGATCTTCAAGCACCACCACATCGCCCATCACCATCGT
Coding sequences:
- a CDS encoding DUF1259 domain-containing protein yields the protein MHRYRLIVALVTLLGLTSFIGLANAESAKLNTQRIEQLTGLKGKLDEKERVFKVSMPRKDLNLTAAGVKVTPALGLTAWAAFTKTGEHTMVMGDVVVLEDQVNPVMSVALENGLEVTALHNHFFWDTPKVMFMHIGGMGDEEKLAAAVGEVFEKINATSGGKGSGPRAQIDPAKTTLDPKPIAAIIGASGEMNDGVYKITVGRTTEMEGHAMGNAMGVNTWAAFAGSDQQALVDGDFAMLENEVQGVLKALRDANINIVAIHNHMLMESPRIVFLHYWGVGKATDLARGVKAALDQTKTEVAERS